The genomic interval tacaagagggtcatgttgACCATGAATTGCtcaactgagtaatatgagccatatgtttaaaatggcaaataatttaaaatattagaaagtaggtcagtaggtcacattcatggtcactgaaagtcagttttaagatcggtgtgctgaaattacatgtcatccaaatttcaaggttgtattttaaaatgcaagaaagtaggtcagttttTCAAGGTCATAGTCATGTGACCTCTAATTCcttggggttatcaggtaattataattaaatagtctaggaaatttgatctgataatttttgaagtttttattcctatataactctttaaacaagtgacccctagggcgaggcctaatttgaacagtcttgttagagatccaTTAGACAATGCCACATATCAATTATCAAACGCCTAGGCCTTGCGCTTTCAAACGAGaagatatttacttttttccctatagaagtctttgttaaattttgaacccccatggcagggcctcctttcaccctagggctataatttgaacaattttggtaaaaggaccgcaaaaagatttttaaagtgtttccttttggttgtcatggcaaccagaattctgcattgaattcaattctttgaacaattttaaaaggggaccacccagaaatcattcctatgaagtttggtgtaattctgcccagtggtttgaagaagaagattttttttagaaattgttgacgaattcacgacggacgactgacgataCACgccggacgactgacgacggaaaACTGGCGACGGAAATCAAGCggttacaaaagctcaccatgagccttttgctcaggtgagctaaaaagcgtgGTCTACCACTAATATAAGTAACAGTGAGGCATGAATTGCATTGAAGCTCAAGATAGTAAGTTATGTCATGTGTTGAAGACCACAGCAGCCTAAGATGGGGTTTTAATATACAAGTATTTCTAAAGTATTGACTGAGATACGACTTAGGACAGTAAGCAGATAccatattattacatactcgtttctattccccgttaagttacactggtatcggaaacgtcaatatttttccatacacgacgcctgaatttcatatcgggtgcgtgacgtaattcagtgtgtgttgttgcactattttttctatttagttcagtattgtcaattgttaggctattgaacatatttatgatatttacataatatttatacgtgtagatgcgtatgtaataaaaaggttattatctttgcatcgggaaatatgcactcgttctttagcggaagaatattgcgctcctaaagtcgcgcagtatttccgctgaagaactcgtgcatatttcccgatacaaagcaaataacctataaatatgcaCTTGTAATGCAGTATATGCGTCAAGAGATTTATGTATGGTAGAACATTTAGTTTGAAGTTGCAAAAAATGTGTATGACATCATGTTTTGTGGCGCAATGCACATTGGTCtaacataatgcatttatatataGCATGATGTACTATTTCACACAATCTAACTGTTTTACACCTAGAGAACAAATATCAATCTTTCAGTTCGTTAGAGGCTAAGTGTGTAAGTACATACCCAGCATGCACGAATGCCAGCAAGAGATTGAATTTAgtaaatgatacaaattataAAACTTAGATATCTTTTACATCATAGCTTCCTTCCATTCATGAACTTTTTGCACAAAAATCAGGGCTTGTAGTCAACAACGTGCTGAGTTtgaaatcataattatttatttaattcatattaaaCTGACAAACCGAACTTTAATGACATTATGACAAATCCAACATTCAATACCAAGACCACAATAATAGCTACTGAATTATCAACACTTATTTCATCAATGATCTATCAGTTGTTTTCAAGCTGCTAATGTTTTATATTCGTGTTTGCATTCCAGGGGAGTACCTCAGGGACATGTACAACTGTGCTTTCACTTCAAGCTATTAGTTCCGTCATATTTTATTGGATGTTCCTCCAGTTCAGAAGCATATAGTAGAATATATATACAATGCCTTAAATTTCGATGCCATAAATTTGAAGGCAATATGGGTCATTGCGATGTAAGTCATTATGGAGTTATAATACGagataaatatattgatttgaataatTAGCATGGCTCCAATATATAAGGGAAAAGCCACGAATAATATATCAGAGACTCTCTGAAAAAAGATCGGCAACGTTTTGGAATTAGGGACTTTAGCTCAAAACATTTTGTGGAAACTATGCCTATAAACAAATTACCTCTAAACAATAtgatatacagtcgaaactcggtatctcaaactcgcttacctcaaatttccgcttaagtcgaacaaattttcaagtcccgtcaaattccCTTCTTTATTTATGTCattcaactccggttacgtcaaaatttgacttattGAGACTAAGGGTGTCTCGAAAGGGATATttagtcccgtcaataaaattcaaaattcttgtaaactcggtaagtcgaaatgagaaaatatgcgataaaatttcacacatctcattgtgaatgtggctggtttttaacacatgtctaTGTTAATTGCCTAACCAGAAAGTCGTGATGCTGACATATCAAAGATgcggcgattatcaaagtgagataATGTTATACTtatttgcacgtgccataatgataattgttcgaagtaaacattagatttctttaattAGCGGTCATTTGGTTTTGAGACGTTAtgaaatttgcatttaatttaaactaattaattaattagtttgTACAGTCAGGATCTTAAATAAAGATTAATAAGATGTAATTGCGATGAGACtatataaaaacttaactttttggaggaaagcatcattcgttcaaaatgtcagatcgaaatgctgtcaatcTTCCGGGAGAGAAACGTTGTACGAAAAGGAAACTTGACTTgagttttgtatcattttattcttcgaaaaactgaaaattttgatACACACAAACTGAACGGAATAGTGTGCGCGTAAAGAACGAACCGACAgcgtattttttattaaatctctTAGCAACTTAAGCAatttatttttacatcatttCGTCCATGTATGTTCCTCCTCacaactcgaatttcggttatctcgaaataaaaagcacggtcccttgaaattcgagataccgaatTTCGACTGTATATGATTTTAATGGTCAtggaattttcatttttgttttctttaaaacaatggcTAATTGTATGATGTATCCAATAACAGATATTGTGATAAAGTCCGTAAGGTATATAATAGCAGATATTTGGATAAAAGCGGGTGAGGTGTGTGTACCGCTGTATATAATAGCAGATATTTGGATAAAGCGCGTGAGATATATGTACCGCTTTATACAATAGCAGATATTTGAACAAAGCGAGTGAGGTGTATGTACCGCTGTATACAATAGCAGATATTTGAACAAAGCGAGTGAGGTGTATGTACCGCTGTATACAATAGCAGATATTTGAACAAAGCGAGTGAGGTGTATGTACCGCTGTATACAATAGCAGATATTTGGACAAAGCGAGTGAGGTGTAAGCACTGAATATTTCGCCTACATTTTGCTAAAAGTAAATTGTATTCTAACTCATGAGTTTCCCTTCAATACACAGGTATATCAAAACATAACTGAATTTAGTGACTAATACAATACAAAATCTTATCAAAATAGCTAACCTGcaattgaaatatttgcctttgggtcaaaaatattatttgtttaacTCCTATCAACCTAGCTGACATTTTTCTTGTGATTTGGACTGTACGGAACAAAGAGCATTTCTGACGGCGcaaatataaagtttatattaCATCGTTATTGAGGTCACGCtatttgtcaaaataataacTGTCTGTTACGCTCATTTGCTTAggatacatatatttcaaattaaaaaataatatatacatctaTGTTTCTTGCATAGCGAACGCGAGTTTCCGATGTTATcatcggtgctggaaaactccatttttcaccccggggtgtaagatgactagcatactgtaaatgacgtataacttttttacttaaaaccggataaaaattaaataccttgatagAACTTCTTTTGTAGGTATACTGACGTCATTTTAtgtattactaaaaggcataacATTATGCTGCATATGATAAAACAAGATTGAATCGTACGTTGTTGTTTGCCTTTTAAACCTCATGATGTCTTCCCTGTAAAAATGCCCGCGCTTTTTAGATGCGCTATTAAACGAAGATAATGTTTTAATACTACTTATTAAATGGCAGTGCCTATGTTTCATTTTGTGCCATTTTTATTCTGCATTAACCACAAATAACAGAGATATGACGGGTCATCATCTGTATGGTTGTCATCTCCAAAAATGAAAGATTGTCATGGAAACATTTATAACTTATTGTTCAAAGGTGTTTTTCAagggaaactttttttttattttcacacagTTGGTTCTGCTAAACTATTTGGAACATATGAAAAATTGTCTAGGTTTGGGAGACTTCACTGGTACCCGAGCTATAAATACCTTTGGAAATTATCGATTCTGGAATTACTGGGATTACTGTTTGCTCGGTCCTtcagcagagcctcgttaccaccgTAACAATTGAGACAAATGAATAcaataataaaactataaaagtaataaacggaCACAAACACAGCAGAGTAACGCCTTGGAAGTTTTCAACTTTGTTTCTTAATTATGAGATATTTATATAAGTCATGTATCACAATCTTTTCTTTTGATGTCTGTACGTATTTATATGTTAGTCGGCACACAGACGTTTTGAACACCACCCTATATATTACTGATTTTTCACACCgccctttatcatatttttgcaCACCACcctatatcataattatcatcttATAGCACATTTATTGCATACCTccctatataaatattttttgcagACAAGTCTATCACCTTAATATAACATTGTCAAATAATAGCATTTTCTTTCTTTGCAGTTTACAATATTGATAATGATGTATTATTCTATAGCTATTGTAATATGTGGGGCTGTTATACACTATAATGTGACAGAGTTTATACAGAAACTGTTGTCAGATTGGAAAATTATATAATGATACCTTTAGAGacgaaaaacaaactgttttcatGATGGTAACtataaatgattttcatgaagtattTTGTTCTTATAACTACGTATTAATAGGGGCGTATGAATTCATGTTTCATTATGGACTGTTCTTGGTACATGAAGTTGCGTGCAAATGCATCAGATTTTGTTTCTATACGTTTGTACAGGTATAATCTACAATTAACAATAACTCAGAAAGGACATTAAATTATCCAACTGTCGTCTACCAAAGGCTTTCTTAAGAGGGCATCTCTTTCTACTGCGAATGCTTGTTTGTGTCAACCTTTTTAATGCTCACAAAGCATTAACCAACCTATATTATTTATCTATTAAATGACAAGCCGGACATCAAAATACCATATTAAATTGATGGTTTCAAGGCAgcaataaataattgtttgtaggttatatgtacaatttatttcatgttttattatagATGTCCTTTTTTCACAACTAttcaatttaaattaaattcaaagtGTGTGCTTGttccgttataaaaacattttctaagtaatattgaaatattgaaatgtttcGAAATGTTTCGGCTACCATGCGCTATACGTGACGAGTAGGTATTTATATCTAGAGACAATTATTTCGTACAAACAACACATGTAAGTTCGCGGCCATTGATATATGGCGGACATTTCAGCGAGCCACAGATACCTTCAACTAGGTAAAACAGGCGTCCATTTTGATCTGGATGACCGCCGACTAGGACGTCAACGTGGGAGTCCACGCATATAAACTCCGTAGCGGATGACTGTGAATAAGCTCCGGACATAAGGTATCCACTGTATTCTTTTGTCCAGCCTGGGTAGCACTCGAGTCGACTTGGTATCATAATGACACTAGACCTCGGTGAGGAGCATACAGCGCAAGGGGCATCTTCGTCTCGGACATTTGATCCTAGATAGTGTGATCCACCGTTAGCATGATTATCTCCAAGTTCATACTCGCCGCCGTATACCTTCCCTCCGGAACCCACAGAATCTTCATAGTAGGCCCACTGGGGATCTGGAGGCAGACAGAGATAGTTTGCCGCACCTCCGCTGTGGCTATAGAATGATCCTGCAGCATAGCCTATTAATAGAAAAGTAGTTCCTCTTTGGAACTGTGACCAACAACATAAtgaactagagttgtcacaggagtgacgaattatacccccacagtATGGCCCTGTCACAGAACTAAgacaatgtcaaagccgaacttgcttgacctttgacctactgacctcaaaattaatagaggtcatctgctggtcatgatcaacctccctatgaagttccATGATCCTCGGCCAaagcgttctctagttattgtccggaaaaggtttaaatgttccatgtcactctgacctttgacctttggaactcaaaatcaataagggtcatctgctggtcatgaccaacttccctaataagtttcgtgatcctagtcccaagcgttctgaagttactgtccgaaaactgtttaaatttccgggtcactgtgaccttgaccttagacctactgacctcaaaatcattaggagtcatctgctggtcataaccaacctcccgatcaattttcatgatcctaggcctaagcgttctcaagttatcatcaggaaaccgtttaactgtttcgtgttattgtgactttgacctttgacctactaaacttaaagtcgaacttgacctgtattttattatgttgcacttgtttacagaaatttatgatcctagacccaagcgttctcaagttatcgtccagaaatcatttaactgttccgagtcactgtgaccttgacctttgacctactgatttcaaagtcaaacttgacctgtatttcataatgttacaactgtgtaccaaaatttatgatcctaaacccaagcgttctcaagttatcatccggaaaccgtttaactgttcagagtcactgtgaccttgacctttgacttactgaccccaaagtcaaacttgacctgtattttctgatgttacacccaTGTACCAAGAAtcatttaaatcggtcaagccttttatgagttattatccggaaaccatgaaaatcAACGgtccaaccgaccgaccgaccgaccgaccgccaagctcactcctatatacacctCCCCGCCCCActcccaaacttcgttttgtggtgGTATAATAAGGTCACCAGTGAGAACTGTGTCAAAGGCAATACAGATCTAGACACTAGTGGTATCTTTTCACTTTTCTTACACGCTTTTACtatacataaagggaaataatgttgtttatttcagGTAAATATATAAAGCAGCGGTCTGCAAAACGTATGATATAAAATGTGTCTTGCATGAATACAATCTTGAAGACTACGTTTATTAAAACCTAAGTTAttgacaatgttttatttttagtttttttttttttttcaattttctttacaaatcaagCTTACTACAGcaacaaacaaaaatttgaagTTGTTCACATCGTTGTTACCTAACAGTAGTTTCGTTTATGTTTATGACGTGCCATTAAAATACAACTGTTACTACAATCACACTTTATACTGGTCTTATAATTAAAATATGCATTGTACAAGAAAGACTTTACCTGAATACATCGTTGAGGTGCTATTTCCAGGACATGTTTTACGACCCCATCGAACATATGTACTCTCACCATTTAAAGCTGGAATCCAAAACAAGTTtattatttatctatctatctatgatATATTAACTCCTCTTTAAGGTGTAATAGACATGGTATGTACGCGTACGTGTTGACTGATGTGAAGGCAGAAGGGTTCGTTACAACATTGGAAGGAAAAGAATTACAAGTGAATCCAGTGAACGTGTCTTTGAGTTCGCTGGCTTTGAATCACTTTTCCCTCTTCGATGTTGGTCCGCTTGCGGTGTAAAAATCGTTATGTTAGGAacctatccagctggcttacggaaaccAATAGTAAGATGTAAGTTTTTCCTGTGGAAACTTTCTTTACTAAATATAGACCAGGTTATTCGACCAACGActcctatacttaaaacgacgGAATGTTGGAAAACCCCATAATATCTATTACAGCTTATAACGAAGTTTCTGTCAATCGTGCCACCGTACATGTTTGTTTTTACTGCGGTGCGTACcgcaatatttttttcagatctCAGACTGAAGAAATAGATCATATATTAACAGGAAAATACTCTTtaatttttagttttctttttccAACTCGAATTAAGCAGCTTAAAATAGATCTAGCTACGTGTTGacaatatttgaaagaaataacgTGAAATGATCAATTAATTGTCATTCTGTTAATTCAACTATTTCTAAAATAGTCTTCAAAACACATTTCCTAACTTTATCGGATACTTGCAGGAATATGCAAAATATACTTTACACATAATCGGTGTTTACGGTACGACCCGCGATCACTTACATCGGTCTCTAATGACGAATTAAATAATCTCACATGATCGTGGAAACAAAACAAGGGATAAGAAATTTAAGGGAAGCAACCTACCTGTATGTATTAGCCCCTCCCCCCTCCTCCACCCCCAATTAATCCCTTCATTCGTCACtgacattttgatatttctggGTCAAGCAATAAGTTTGCTTTAGGGATGTCGGACGTCATGAGTGTTCtactaaaataaattagttttgCAACTGCGCATATAACAACGAGGCACTTTCTTCGTTCTGTTCCATTGTTCTTTTTCGTTTCAGCTTCTAAAGCGATAACGATGTCGATCGGCGCTTTCTAGACTTGTCACTGAAATAAAACTAATCGAAAACGAACTAATCCTGGGTACTTGAAACTTACACTTTAAGTTCAATATggtttttaaacaataacaaaactaTATTACAATAACAGATTATAATAATCtataataaatttcagaaaaGGGCGTTGATAAACAGAATATATTGTATGTTCTGACAGTTGCATAACAGTATTCCGATTGAAAGTCTAATTTCTCGGAGGTTACTGAAGATAATCACTTTATCTGTGTACAGGTTTATTCCTTTACTTCGTTAAGTTCCGACGTAGTGACCTAAAATCAACTAACGTGCCTAAAGTAACATATTTGGATGATTTCACCTGTTGTATCGTGAATACGCTATGTTTTCATTCGAATAACGGATATGCTCGTTGATTGAAAGATAAAAAACATTGCTTTCTAATGTAATGCTGCATGGCTACCACAGTCGTCTCGAAAATATTTGGCTACACAGGTTGCTCCACAAAACAACTGTGTGATCTTTAAGATAATCAGAGACGAGTTGTATTTGTCTGCTGCTAAGTGGATGCCTTTCCCGGTATAACCTGATTTTTTTCTAATGACATCAAGCTGGTTGTCCATTAAAAACAAGACATTACAAGACGGGATTTCCAATCTTCTGTATTCTA from Mercenaria mercenaria strain notata chromosome 2, MADL_Memer_1, whole genome shotgun sequence carries:
- the LOC123562973 gene encoding uncharacterized protein LOC123562973, with amino-acid sequence MLLHNGNDLLQAYHTLTSKVQSMESKMSKMESTISLIQNTQALNGESTYVRWGRKTCPGNSTSTMYSGYAAGSFYSHSGGAANYLCLPPDPQWAYYEDSVGSGGKVYGGEYELGDNHANGGSHYLGSNVRDEDAPCAVCSSPRSSVIMIPSRLECYPGWTKEYSGYLMSGAYSQSSATEFICVDSHVDVLVGGHPDQNGRLFYLVEGICGSLKCPPYINGRELTCVVCTK